A genomic window from Streptococcus sanguinis includes:
- the pnp gene encoding polyribonucleotide nucleotidyltransferase — protein MTKQVFKTVFAGRELVVETGQVAKQANGSAVVRYGESTVLTAATMSKKMATGDFFPLQVNYEEKMYAAGKYPGGFNKREGRPSTDATLTARLIDRPIRPMFAEGFRNEVQVINTVLSYDEDASPQMAAMFGSSLALSISDIPFNGPIAGVQVGYVDGEFIIYPSKEQKEVSLLELTVAGTKEAINMVESGAKELTEDIMLEALLKGHEAVKELIAFQEEIVAAVGKEKAEVELLHVDEELQAEIVAAYNSDLQKAVQVEEKLAREAATQAVKDQVTAVYEEKYADHEEFDRIMRDVAEILEQMEHAEVRRLITEDKVRPDGRKVDEIRPLDAEVDYLPRVHGSGLFTRGQTQALSVLTLAPMGETQIVDGLDPEYKKRFMHHYNFPQYSVGETGRYGAPGRREIGHGALGERALEQVLPSLEEFPYAIRLVAEVLESNGSSSQASICAGTLALMAGGVPIKAPVAGIAMGLISDGSNYTVLTDIQGLEDHFGDMDFKVAGTREGITALQMDIKIEGITAEILSEALAQAKKARFEILDLIEATIPAPRPELAPTAPKIDTIKIDVDKIKIVIGKGGETIDKIIAETGVKIDIDEEGNVSIYSSDQDAINRAKEIIAGLVREAKVDEVYHAKVVRIEKFGAFVNLFDKTDALVHISELAWTRTNNVEDVVQIGDEVDVKVIKIDAKGRVDASMKVLLPRPPKSDKPKHHHDKGHHPRKEHKGHNDHQESPKTEE, from the coding sequence ATGACAAAACAAGTTTTTAAAACCGTTTTTGCAGGCCGTGAGCTGGTAGTTGAAACCGGTCAGGTTGCAAAGCAGGCAAATGGCAGCGCCGTTGTTCGCTATGGAGAAAGTACCGTTTTAACTGCGGCCACCATGTCCAAAAAAATGGCTACTGGGGACTTTTTCCCATTGCAGGTCAACTATGAGGAAAAAATGTATGCAGCGGGGAAATACCCTGGTGGCTTTAACAAGCGCGAAGGTCGTCCGTCAACAGATGCGACTTTGACTGCCCGCTTGATTGACCGCCCGATTCGTCCTATGTTTGCGGAAGGTTTCCGCAATGAAGTTCAGGTTATCAATACTGTTCTTTCTTATGACGAAGATGCTTCGCCTCAAATGGCTGCTATGTTCGGTAGCTCTCTAGCTCTTTCAATCTCAGATATTCCTTTTAATGGCCCTATCGCAGGAGTTCAGGTTGGCTATGTAGATGGTGAATTCATCATCTACCCTAGCAAGGAACAAAAAGAAGTTTCGCTTTTGGAACTGACAGTAGCTGGTACCAAAGAGGCTATCAACATGGTAGAGTCTGGAGCCAAGGAACTGACTGAAGATATCATGCTGGAAGCTCTTCTCAAAGGGCACGAAGCGGTTAAAGAATTAATTGCCTTCCAAGAAGAAATTGTCGCAGCAGTCGGTAAGGAAAAAGCGGAAGTAGAATTGCTGCATGTTGATGAAGAGCTGCAGGCAGAGATTGTCGCAGCCTACAACAGCGATTTGCAAAAGGCTGTACAGGTAGAAGAAAAACTGGCGCGTGAAGCAGCGACTCAGGCTGTCAAAGACCAAGTCACAGCAGTTTATGAAGAGAAATACGCGGACCATGAAGAATTCGACCGTATCATGCGTGATGTGGCTGAAATCTTGGAACAAATGGAGCATGCTGAAGTGCGTCGTTTGATTACTGAAGATAAGGTCCGTCCTGACGGTCGTAAGGTTGATGAAATCCGTCCGCTGGATGCGGAAGTGGATTACTTGCCGCGCGTGCATGGTTCTGGTCTCTTTACCCGTGGGCAAACCCAGGCCTTGTCTGTTCTGACTCTGGCACCAATGGGTGAGACGCAAATCGTTGACGGCTTGGATCCAGAATACAAGAAACGCTTCATGCACCACTATAATTTCCCGCAATATTCTGTCGGTGAGACAGGCCGTTATGGGGCTCCTGGCCGTCGTGAAATCGGACACGGTGCTCTTGGGGAACGTGCCTTGGAGCAAGTCTTGCCTAGTCTGGAAGAGTTTCCGTACGCGATTCGTCTGGTAGCGGAAGTCTTGGAATCAAACGGTTCTTCCTCACAAGCCTCTATCTGTGCGGGCACTCTGGCTCTGATGGCAGGTGGTGTGCCAATCAAGGCGCCGGTTGCTGGAATTGCCATGGGCTTGATTTCAGATGGCAGCAACTACACAGTTCTGACCGATATTCAAGGTTTGGAAGACCACTTTGGCGATATGGACTTTAAGGTAGCTGGTACCCGTGAAGGGATTACCGCCCTGCAGATGGATATCAAGATTGAAGGAATTACAGCGGAAATTCTGTCAGAAGCTTTAGCTCAGGCTAAGAAAGCCCGTTTTGAAATCCTGGACTTGATTGAAGCGACGATTCCTGCTCCGCGTCCTGAGTTGGCTCCAACTGCTCCGAAAATCGACACCATCAAGATTGATGTAGATAAGATTAAGATTGTCATCGGAAAAGGCGGGGAAACCATCGACAAGATTATCGCTGAGACCGGTGTTAAGATTGACATTGATGAAGAAGGAAATGTATCCATCTACTCCAGCGATCAAGATGCGATTAATCGTGCTAAGGAAATCATTGCTGGCTTGGTCCGCGAAGCAAAAGTGGATGAAGTATACCACGCCAAGGTTGTTCGGATTGAGAAATTCGGTGCCTTTGTCAATCTCTTTGACAAGACGGATGCCCTGGTTCACATTTCAGAGCTAGCTTGGACTCGGACTAATAATGTAGAGGACGTTGTACAAATCGGTGATGAAGTGGATGTCAAGGTTATCAAGATTGATGCCAAAGGTCGGGTAGATGCTTCTATGAAAGTATTGCTGCCGCGTCCGCCAAAGTCTGATAAGCCAAAACATCATCATGACAAGGGACATCATCCGCGCAAGGAGCACAAAGGTCACAATGATCATCAAGAAAGCCCTAAAACAGAAGAATAA
- a CDS encoding cysteine--tRNA ligase: MIKIYDTMTRSLREFVPIEEGKVRMYVCGPTVYNYIHVGNARSTVAFDTVRRYFEYRGFEINYISNFTDVDDKIINRAKEEGITPQEVADKYIAAFRADVEQLGVKPATQHPRVIDFMEAIIDFVQTLVDKGYAYESEGDVYFRVEKSHNYAKLANKTLADLELGASGRTDEETARKENPVDFALWKAAKPGEISWDSPWGAGRPGWHIECSVMSTEILGDTIDIHGGGADLEFPHHTNEIAQSEAKTGQTFANYWMHNGFVNIDDVKMSKSLGNFITVHDALKTIDGQVLRFFFATQHYRKPINFTEKAVHDAATNLKYLKNTYEQPFTGQADSAQLQVFLDKFTAAMDEDFNAANGITVVFELAKWINSGNYTAQVKEAFAKLLEVFGIVFVEEVLDADIERLIEERQEARANRDFATADRIRDELAAQGIKLLDTKDGVRWTRD; this comes from the coding sequence ATGATTAAAATTTACGACACCATGACCCGCAGCCTACGTGAATTTGTGCCCATCGAAGAGGGCAAGGTTCGCATGTATGTCTGCGGTCCGACGGTTTATAACTATATCCATGTCGGCAATGCCCGCTCAACAGTAGCTTTTGACACGGTTCGTCGCTATTTTGAGTATCGGGGATTTGAGATCAATTATATTTCCAATTTTACAGATGTGGATGATAAGATTATCAACCGCGCCAAGGAAGAAGGCATCACACCTCAGGAGGTCGCGGACAAGTACATCGCTGCCTTTCGTGCTGACGTTGAGCAGCTAGGTGTCAAGCCCGCTACCCAACATCCGCGTGTGATTGACTTTATGGAGGCGATCATTGACTTTGTTCAGACTTTGGTGGATAAAGGCTACGCCTATGAGTCAGAGGGTGATGTCTACTTCCGAGTGGAAAAGTCGCACAATTATGCCAAACTAGCTAACAAAACCTTGGCAGACTTGGAGTTAGGCGCTTCTGGTCGGACAGATGAAGAGACTGCTCGTAAGGAAAATCCAGTTGACTTTGCTCTCTGGAAGGCGGCTAAGCCGGGTGAGATTTCCTGGGACAGTCCTTGGGGAGCAGGTCGTCCGGGCTGGCACATTGAGTGTTCGGTCATGTCAACGGAGATTTTGGGTGATACCATTGACATCCACGGTGGAGGAGCGGACTTAGAATTTCCTCACCACACCAATGAAATCGCTCAGTCAGAGGCCAAGACTGGTCAGACTTTTGCCAACTATTGGATGCACAATGGCTTTGTCAACATCGACGACGTCAAGATGTCCAAATCTCTAGGCAATTTCATTACTGTTCACGATGCCCTCAAGACCATTGATGGTCAGGTGCTGCGTTTCTTCTTTGCTACCCAGCATTATCGTAAGCCGATTAATTTCACAGAAAAAGCGGTTCATGATGCAGCGACTAATCTCAAATATTTGAAGAATACCTATGAGCAGCCTTTCACTGGTCAGGCAGATTCTGCTCAGCTTCAGGTCTTTCTAGACAAGTTCACCGCTGCTATGGACGAAGATTTCAATGCGGCTAACGGTATTACGGTTGTTTTTGAGCTAGCCAAGTGGATCAACTCTGGCAACTACACAGCTCAAGTCAAGGAAGCCTTTGCCAAGCTCTTAGAAGTTTTTGGTATCGTCTTTGTAGAAGAAGTCTTGGACGCGGACATTGAGCGCTTGATTGAGGAACGCCAAGAAGCGCGTGCTAATCGGGACTTTGCGACTGCAGACCGTATTCGGGATGAATTGGCCGCTCAGGGCATCAAGCTTTTGGATACTAAGGACGGAGTGAGGTGGACACGTGACTGA
- a CDS encoding bacteriocin, with amino-acid sequence MSDLSDDILNQAVLELKEGLDGPAKERFTKLPPSHQREWAHYISEAKKDETKLRRLNKMKADLLEP; translated from the coding sequence ATGTCAGATTTATCAGATGATATTTTAAACCAGGCAGTCCTTGAACTGAAAGAAGGTTTGGACGGTCCTGCCAAGGAGCGTTTTACCAAACTGCCACCTAGCCACCAGCGAGAATGGGCTCATTATATCAGTGAAGCCAAAAAAGATGAGACCAAACTGCGCCGTCTAAATAAAATGAAGGCGGATTTGCTGGAGCCTTAA
- a CDS encoding helix-turn-helix transcriptional regulator: protein MKKARLDARLTQLEVAEKLGVAQAQYARWENGGRNPKDETVEKLAKIFNTSFETLNGRDDGLEEIVSLLREYELTEKEKKEIISVLKQFLMNKKD, encoded by the coding sequence ATTAAAAAAGCCCGTCTAGATGCAAGACTTACTCAATTAGAAGTTGCTGAAAAGTTAGGTGTGGCTCAAGCCCAGTATGCTAGGTGGGAAAACGGAGGAAGAAATCCAAAAGATGAAACAGTAGAGAAACTAGCTAAAATATTTAATACTTCTTTTGAAACATTGAACGGACGTGATGATGGACTAGAAGAAATTGTTAGTTTATTGAGGGAGTATGAACTGACAGAAAAGGAGAAAAAAGAAATTATTAGTGTTTTAAAGCAATTTTTGATGAATAAGAAAGATTAG
- a CDS encoding phosphorylase, giving the protein MLLEEFEDVAAVIEPTEKPVHDKGEVCETIILSFNGEILKRLIESEAVYPGGYLKSINGQHPWYIYRQGPSKLAVMLAPIGAPMIVGQLEELAARGFKNFIILGSCGVLDRSIEADKIILPATALRDEGTSYHYAPPGDEVAYDESLLIELEAIFDKHNIEHIRTKSWTTDAFYRETPDKVKRRLAAGAKVVDMEASAIMAWSQFRKSKVYQFFYTADYVDHHNRTWDARHEERTADAMTFFTIALTIAKELER; this is encoded by the coding sequence ATGCTATTAGAGGAATTTGAAGATGTAGCAGCGGTTATTGAGCCTACTGAAAAGCCAGTTCATGACAAGGGTGAGGTGTGCGAAACCATTATCCTGTCCTTTAATGGAGAAATTCTGAAACGTTTGATTGAGTCAGAAGCAGTCTATCCAGGAGGCTATTTGAAAAGCATAAACGGACAGCATCCATGGTATATTTACCGCCAAGGCCCTAGCAAGCTAGCAGTTATGTTGGCTCCGATTGGGGCTCCCATGATAGTCGGCCAGCTGGAGGAGTTAGCGGCCAGAGGCTTCAAGAATTTCATCATTCTAGGTTCCTGTGGCGTTTTGGATCGCTCAATTGAGGCGGATAAGATTATCCTGCCTGCAACCGCTTTGCGAGATGAAGGAACTAGCTATCACTATGCCCCACCGGGTGACGAAGTAGCCTATGACGAGTCTCTGCTGATCGAGCTGGAAGCTATCTTTGACAAGCACAATATCGAGCATATCCGCACCAAGTCTTGGACGACTGATGCCTTTTATCGAGAAACGCCTGATAAGGTCAAGCGTCGCTTGGCTGCTGGAGCCAAAGTGGTGGACATGGAAGCTTCAGCTATCATGGCTTGGAGTCAATTTCGCAAGAGTAAAGTCTATCAGTTCTTCTACACAGCTGACTATGTGGATCATCATAACCGAACCTGGGATGCCCGCCATGAAGAGCGGACAGCTGATGCCATGACTTTTTTCACTATCGCTTTGACAATAGCAAAGGAACTAGAAAGGTAA
- a CDS encoding multidrug efflux MFS transporter encodes MPEHQTVEKKDFFSLLATALVSFAGILSETSMNVTFPHLSKVFGLGLGTLQWITTGYLLAVAITITLGATLAHNWKERTILFTALANFCLGTLIAMLAPSFPILMVGRILQGGATGLAIPLLFNLIVERVPKQKIGTYMGLSGMVVSLAPAIGPTYGGFMISRFDWHMIYTFILPVPIISFILGFFFLRNSEKSRKRAFDLLSFLLLASSLVFAIVAISSLEEGHIDWLYLVLCLLPLACFIYRSLKIDHPFLDIRILKQPTVLLAILPFFIFQFINLSANFLIPNFLVIEKDISTAQAGFALLPGTMLGAFLSPLFGKLYDTKGPKPTLFTGNFLLFLAVLLLLIFTKEVTLATVIAIYICFTLGRNMAFNNTLALATTQVDKGKTADTTALFQLAQTFAGAIGTAVTAVIANQAPNMTKGTQNVFTLLLGLVIFVFLSYLLLFKRIAAKKH; translated from the coding sequence GTGCCAGAACATCAAACAGTTGAAAAGAAAGATTTTTTCTCGCTCCTTGCGACAGCCTTAGTCAGCTTTGCAGGCATTTTATCCGAAACCAGTATGAACGTAACCTTCCCACACCTAAGCAAGGTCTTTGGGTTAGGATTGGGAACGCTGCAATGGATTACAACAGGGTATTTGTTAGCAGTGGCCATTACGATTACTTTAGGAGCAACCTTGGCCCACAATTGGAAAGAGAGAACCATCCTCTTTACCGCTCTGGCCAACTTTTGCTTGGGCACACTGATTGCCATGTTGGCTCCAAGCTTTCCCATCTTGATGGTAGGGAGAATCCTGCAAGGAGGAGCTACTGGATTAGCCATTCCTTTGCTCTTTAACTTGATCGTTGAGCGTGTTCCTAAGCAAAAAATTGGAACCTACATGGGCTTGTCTGGGATGGTGGTCAGCCTAGCACCAGCAATTGGGCCGACTTACGGTGGTTTTATGATTAGTCGTTTTGACTGGCATATGATTTATACCTTTATTCTTCCTGTCCCAATCATTTCCTTTATTCTTGGCTTTTTCTTTTTAAGAAATTCCGAGAAGTCTAGGAAACGCGCCTTTGATCTCCTCTCATTTCTCCTTTTAGCAAGCTCACTCGTCTTTGCCATTGTAGCTATCTCTAGCTTAGAAGAAGGACATATCGATTGGCTCTATCTTGTTCTCTGCCTACTGCCACTAGCTTGCTTCATCTATCGAAGCTTGAAAATCGATCATCCATTCCTAGATATTCGGATTTTAAAGCAACCAACGGTCTTATTGGCTATTTTACCCTTCTTTATTTTTCAATTTATCAACCTATCGGCCAACTTTCTGATTCCCAACTTCCTGGTCATAGAAAAAGACATTTCAACCGCTCAGGCAGGCTTTGCTCTGCTTCCAGGAACCATGCTCGGAGCTTTCCTCTCTCCTCTCTTTGGCAAACTCTATGATACAAAAGGTCCTAAACCAACCCTTTTTACAGGAAATTTCCTTCTTTTCCTTGCTGTACTTTTGCTCCTTATCTTTACAAAAGAAGTCACCTTAGCAACTGTTATTGCGATTTATATTTGCTTTACCTTGGGGCGAAACATGGCCTTTAATAACACACTAGCTCTAGCGACGACTCAAGTTGATAAAGGAAAGACTGCAGATACGACCGCGCTGTTTCAGCTGGCCCAGACCTTTGCGGGTGCTATAGGTACCGCAGTAACTGCTGTCATCGCCAATCAAGCTCCCAATATGACAAAAGGAACTCAAAACGTCTTTACCCTTTTATTGGGCTTGGTTATCTTCGTATTCTTATCTTATCTACTGCTTTTTAAAAGGATTGCAGCAAAGAAACATTGA
- a CDS encoding Mini-ribonuclease 3, with protein sequence MTDVNLINGIALAFEGDAVYSMYIRRHLIFQGLTKPNQLHREATKYVSAKAQANLISLMLEEGILTEKEEDIYKRGRNANSHTKAKNTDIVTYRMSTGFEAVMGYLHMTESIERLEELVDWCIRKIETSF encoded by the coding sequence GTGACTGATGTCAACCTGATTAACGGCATTGCTCTCGCCTTTGAGGGAGATGCTGTCTACTCCATGTATATCCGGCGTCACCTGATTTTTCAAGGTCTGACCAAGCCAAATCAGCTGCACAGGGAAGCAACCAAGTACGTTTCTGCCAAGGCTCAGGCCAATCTTATCTCTCTTATGCTGGAAGAAGGGATTCTGACGGAGAAGGAAGAGGATATCTACAAGCGCGGCCGCAATGCCAACAGCCACACCAAGGCTAAGAATACGGATATTGTGACTTATCGCATGTCTACTGGCTTTGAGGCGGTCATGGGCTACCTGCATATGACCGAATCCATTGAGCGACTGGAAGAGTTGGTTGACTGGTGTATTCGGAAGATAGAGACTTCATTCTGA
- the cysE gene encoding serine O-acetyltransferase: MGWWKESIDIVKENDPAARTSLEVLLTYPGIKALAAHRLSHFLWRHGFKLLARMHSQFWRFWTQIEIHPGAQIESGVFIDHGSGLVIGETAIVEKGAMLYHGVTLGGTGKDTGKRHPTVRRGALVSAHAQVIGPIEIGEKAKVGAGAVVVADVPSDVTVVGVPAKIVRVHGKKDEPTIHEVEEKREYYLDKLEHAREASHHSSSL; encoded by the coding sequence ATGGGTTGGTGGAAGGAATCTATTGATATTGTAAAGGAAAATGACCCGGCGGCACGAACGTCGCTGGAAGTCTTACTAACCTATCCGGGCATCAAAGCTTTGGCGGCCCACCGCCTCTCGCATTTTTTGTGGCGGCACGGCTTTAAGCTGCTGGCGCGCATGCACAGTCAATTCTGGCGTTTCTGGACCCAGATTGAGATTCACCCTGGCGCTCAGATTGAGTCGGGTGTCTTCATCGACCATGGCAGTGGTCTGGTGATTGGAGAGACAGCCATTGTGGAGAAAGGGGCCATGCTTTACCACGGCGTGACTCTTGGCGGCACGGGCAAGGATACAGGCAAACGCCACCCGACCGTCCGTCGAGGTGCCTTGGTCTCTGCCCATGCCCAAGTCATTGGACCGATTGAGATTGGAGAAAAAGCCAAGGTCGGAGCCGGTGCAGTAGTTGTAGCTGATGTTCCAAGTGATGTGACGGTGGTCGGAGTTCCAGCCAAGATTGTCCGTGTTCACGGTAAGAAAGACGAGCCAACCATTCACGAGGTAGAGGAGAAACGGGAATACTATCTAGACAAGCTAGAGCATGCCCGTGAAGCCAGCCACCATTCATCAAGTCTTTAG
- a CDS encoding dihydrofolate reductase, with protein MAVYFYGCITMDGYLADSQHRIDWLHQLGSVEDTGYDDFYRQMDITIMGKRTFEEIQDLQDVESFYQATENYVFTHDRHLPVSNYQPVAGDVVDFVHQIDKGKNVFVIGGNSLVGPLLDADLFDHLIIQIAPLILGKGVPLFTQEEGQRFYQLDGLRQFGPFAELVFSRKSQK; from the coding sequence ATGGCAGTATATTTTTACGGCTGTATCACCATGGATGGCTACTTGGCAGACAGCCAGCACAGGATAGACTGGCTGCATCAGCTTGGTTCTGTAGAGGATACAGGCTATGATGACTTTTACAGGCAAATGGATATCACCATCATGGGCAAGCGGACCTTTGAGGAAATCCAAGATTTGCAAGATGTAGAAAGTTTTTATCAAGCTACGGAAAACTATGTCTTTACGCATGATAGGCACCTGCCTGTCAGCAATTACCAGCCAGTAGCTGGGGATGTGGTGGACTTTGTTCACCAGATTGACAAAGGCAAAAATGTCTTTGTGATTGGTGGTAATTCCTTGGTAGGACCGCTCTTGGATGCGGATCTTTTCGACCACCTCATTATTCAGATAGCGCCCCTTATCCTAGGAAAGGGGGTTCCCCTCTTTACCCAAGAGGAAGGGCAGCGCTTTTACCAACTGGATGGCCTCAGACAATTTGGCCCTTTTGCAGAGCTGGTTTTCAGCCGAAAAAGTCAGAAATAG
- a CDS encoding aromatic acid exporter family protein — protein MSILQRTIKLVLATCLAAWLADFLGLAYSTSAGIIAILSVTDTRRSTVKLAGIRFLSTLLALAIGSLAFHFLGFHLGALAIYIAIYVPLAFRLGWEIGIAPSTVLVTHLLLEKSTSWSLLGNGLALFLIGTGFALLANLYMPSRQQEIDSYHEQVEEQLKKILLRFEYFLKSGDGRNDAALIKELDKILQQALQLVYLDHSNRLFYQTNYHIHYFEMRQAQNSILQDMASNINNCHLAASESLILASLFSQTAKQLSQKNPARDLLDEIDNYLTVFRQRPLPKTHQEFETRAMLLQLLRDLETFIRMKVEFYEKYKED, from the coding sequence ATGTCTATTCTCCAACGCACCATCAAGCTGGTACTAGCTACCTGTCTCGCTGCTTGGCTAGCTGACTTTTTAGGTCTGGCCTACTCAACTTCAGCCGGAATTATTGCCATTCTCAGCGTAACCGATACCCGCCGCAGCACTGTAAAGCTAGCTGGCATTCGCTTTTTATCTACCCTGCTGGCTCTGGCTATCGGAAGTCTGGCCTTTCACTTCCTAGGTTTTCATCTCGGAGCATTGGCCATCTATATCGCGATCTATGTGCCTCTGGCCTTTCGGCTTGGCTGGGAAATCGGCATTGCCCCCAGCACCGTCCTCGTCACCCATCTTCTCTTAGAAAAATCCACTTCCTGGTCTCTGCTTGGAAATGGGCTAGCTCTATTCCTTATTGGAACCGGCTTTGCACTCCTAGCCAATCTCTATATGCCCTCGCGCCAGCAAGAGATTGACAGCTACCACGAGCAAGTGGAAGAACAGCTGAAAAAGATTCTCCTGCGCTTTGAATATTTCTTAAAATCTGGAGACGGACGAAATGACGCAGCTCTGATCAAGGAGCTGGATAAGATTCTGCAGCAAGCCTTGCAGCTGGTCTATCTGGATCACTCAAACCGCCTCTTTTACCAGACCAATTACCATATCCACTATTTCGAAATGCGGCAGGCCCAAAACAGCATCTTGCAAGACATGGCTAGCAATATCAATAACTGCCATCTAGCAGCTAGTGAAAGCTTGATTTTAGCCAGCCTCTTCTCCCAAACCGCTAAGCAACTGAGCCAAAAAAATCCCGCCCGAGACCTCTTGGACGAGATTGACAACTATTTGACCGTATTTCGCCAGCGGCCACTCCCTAAGACCCACCAGGAATTTGAAACCCGCGCCATGCTCCTGCAGCTCCTGCGAGACTTGGAAACCTTTATTAGGATGAAGGTAGAATTTTACGAAAAATATAAAGAAGACTAG
- the pepF gene encoding oligoendopeptidase F: protein MEQKHRSEFPENELWDLTALYQDQEDFLRAIEKAREDIQKFVRDYQGKLSTFEGFERAFAELEQIYIQISHIGNYGFMPQTTDFGDESFAQIAQAAMEFETEANVALSFFDDALVGADEAVLEKLGQEPHLTSAIRQAKIKKAHYLGADVEKALTNLGEVFYSPQDIYTKMRAGDFAMADFEVDGKVYKNSFVTYENFYQNHENAEIREKSFRSFSEGLRQHQNTAAAAYLAQVKSEKLLADMKGYDSVFNYLLAEQEVDRSMFDRQIDLIMSEFAPVAQKYLKHVAKVNGLGKMTFADWKLDLDSELNPEVSIDDAYDLVMKSVEPLGQEYCQEVARYKEERWVDFAANAGKDSGGYAADPYRVHPYVLMSWTGRMSDVYTLIHEIGHSGQFIFSDNHQSYFNAHMSTYYVEAPSTFNELLLSDYLEHQFDNPRQKRFALAHRLTDTYFHNFITHLLEAAFQRKVYTLIEEGGTFGASKLNVLMKEVLTDFWGDAVEIDDDAALTWMRQAHYYMGLYSYTYSAGLVISTAGYLHLKNDDNGARDWLELLKSGGSKTPLESAMIIGADISTDKPLRDTIQFLSDTVDQIIAYSEELGE, encoded by the coding sequence ATGGAACAAAAACATCGTTCTGAATTTCCGGAAAATGAACTCTGGGACCTAACGGCCCTTTACCAAGACCAGGAGGACTTCCTACGGGCTATTGAAAAGGCCAGAGAGGACATCCAGAAATTCGTCCGTGATTACCAAGGCAAGCTTAGCACTTTCGAAGGTTTTGAACGGGCATTTGCTGAGTTAGAGCAGATTTATATCCAAATCAGCCATATCGGTAACTACGGTTTTATGCCACAGACCACTGACTTTGGTGATGAGAGCTTTGCGCAGATTGCCCAAGCAGCTATGGAGTTTGAGACGGAAGCCAATGTTGCCCTCAGCTTCTTTGACGACGCCTTGGTCGGTGCAGATGAAGCTGTCTTAGAAAAACTAGGTCAAGAGCCCCATCTGACTTCAGCCATTCGCCAAGCTAAAATCAAAAAAGCCCACTATCTGGGAGCAGATGTCGAAAAAGCCTTGACCAATCTAGGTGAAGTCTTTTACAGTCCACAGGATATTTACACCAAGATGCGGGCCGGCGACTTTGCTATGGCTGACTTTGAAGTAGACGGCAAAGTTTACAAAAATAGCTTTGTCACCTATGAGAATTTCTATCAAAACCATGAAAATGCAGAAATCCGCGAAAAATCTTTCCGTTCTTTCTCAGAAGGTCTTCGTCAGCACCAAAACACTGCTGCAGCTGCCTATCTGGCTCAGGTCAAGTCTGAAAAACTGCTGGCTGACATGAAAGGTTATGACTCTGTCTTTAACTACTTACTGGCAGAGCAAGAAGTTGATCGCTCTATGTTCGACCGGCAGATCGACTTGATTATGAGCGAATTTGCCCCAGTAGCTCAGAAATATCTCAAGCATGTCGCCAAGGTAAATGGACTTGGAAAAATGACCTTTGCCGATTGGAAGCTGGACTTGGACAGCGAGCTTAATCCCGAAGTCAGCATTGATGATGCCTATGACCTGGTCATGAAGTCAGTCGAGCCACTCGGACAAGAATACTGCCAAGAAGTTGCCCGCTACAAGGAAGAACGCTGGGTAGACTTTGCCGCCAATGCCGGAAAGGACTCTGGAGGCTATGCTGCTGATCCTTATCGGGTCCACCCTTACGTTCTCATGAGCTGGACTGGCCGTATGAGTGATGTCTATACTCTGATTCACGAGATTGGACACTCTGGTCAGTTTATCTTCTCTGACAATCACCAAAGCTACTTTAACGCCCACATGTCTACCTACTATGTGGAAGCACCGTCTACCTTTAATGAGCTCCTGCTTAGTGATTACCTGGAACACCAGTTTGATAATCCACGCCAGAAACGCTTTGCCCTGGCTCACCGTCTGACGGATACTTACTTCCACAACTTCATTACTCACTTGCTGGAAGCTGCCTTCCAACGCAAGGTCTATACTTTGATTGAAGAAGGCGGAACCTTCGGCGCAAGCAAACTCAACGTTCTCATGAAAGAAGTCTTGACAGACTTCTGGGGCGATGCTGTTGAGATTGACGACGACGCTGCCCTGACTTGGATGCGCCAAGCCCACTACTACATGGGGCTGTACAGCTATACTTACTCAGCTGGTCTGGTCATCTCTACTGCAGGCTACCTACATCTTAAAAATGACGATAATGGTGCCCGTGACTGGCTTGAACTGCTCAAATCTGGCGGCAGCAAGACTCCGCTTGAGTCAGCTATGATTATCGGAGCAGATATTTCGACGGATAAACCACTCCGCGACACCATCCAATTCTTGTCTGACACAGTTGATCAGATTATTGCCTACAGCGAGGAGTTGGGGGAATAA